Proteins from a single region of bacterium:
- a CDS encoding DUF3365 domain-containing protein, with amino-acid sequence MRPRFLLVAIPLALALLADCERTTPGPATPEEIAQVRPWAHRRATELQVRLRAELMAALEEGGPLRAIDLCANRAQALTAEIGQGGTPPAELRRMSRRLRNPANAPDQWDLLALEHFERELERTGSLPEDWVQRLERDGTRRYRLYQPVRMGAPCLACHGDPAALSDTLRQLLAARYPADEATGYAEGDWRGLVRVELAARDLADLPGAPGQNPQQEKDER; translated from the coding sequence ATGCGACCACGCTTCCTGCTTGTGGCCATTCCCCTTGCCCTCGCCCTGCTGGCAGACTGCGAGCGCACCACGCCCGGCCCCGCCACACCCGAGGAGATCGCCCAGGTCAGGCCCTGGGCCCATCGTCGCGCCACCGAGCTGCAGGTGCGGCTGCGGGCCGAGCTGATGGCCGCCCTGGAGGAAGGGGGGCCGCTGCGGGCCATCGACCTGTGCGCCAACCGGGCCCAGGCCCTGACGGCGGAGATCGGCCAGGGCGGAACACCGCCGGCCGAGCTGCGCCGGATGTCGCGCCGGCTGCGCAACCCGGCCAACGCCCCCGACCAATGGGATCTGCTGGCGCTGGAGCACTTCGAGCGGGAGCTGGAGAGGACGGGCTCCCTCCCGGAGGATTGGGTGCAGCGATTGGAGCGGGACGGCACCCGCCGCTACCGCCTCTACCAGCCTGTGCGCATGGGGGCGCCCTGCCTGGCTTGTCACGGGGACCCGGCCGCCCTCTCCGACACCCTGCGCCAGCTTCTGGCCGCGCGCTACCCGGCCGACGAGGCCACCGGTTACGCCGAGGGTGACTGGCGCGGGCTGGTGCGGGTGGAGCTGGCGGCGCGGGACCTGGCCGACCTGCCGGGCGCGCCCGGGCAGAACCCCCAACAGGAGAAGGACGAGCGATGA